The stretch of DNA GTCACCTCAAAGGTCTCTTCCTTACCTGAAATCGTAGGTGAAGCCGGTAAGTTGATTAATCCTTATGATCCTCGAAGCATTGCAGAAGGGATTTCAGAGGTTTTGACCAACCAGACCCTTCGACAATCCATGATCGAAAAGGGATTGCAACGGGCCCATCTTTTCTCCTGGCAGCGGACTGCTGCAGAAACCCTGGCCGTATATCGATCCGTAACTAAAGGTTAGACAAGAGGAAAAGGGAAACCGGTCATGCGCATTGCTATTGATATTCGCTGGCTAAGGAAAGAGATGGACGGAATCGGTCGATACGTAAGTAACCTGGTAACCCACCTGGTAGAATTAGATACCCGTAATACTTATTTTCTCATCACACATCCTAACAGCTTCCCATCTTCCTATTCCTTTCCCACGTCCCCGCGTCTCTACATCTCCGCATCCCCATATCCTTTCCTCTCCCCTCGAGATTTCTTTTGCCTTCCTGGGTTTTTGAACCGACTGGAGATAGATTTATTCCATGCACCGAATTACCTGACTTCCCCTCTATCTGGACGTTATGCTCAAATTGTTACCGTCCACGATCTTATTCCTTATCTTTATCCTGAAACCCTCTGGAAAGCCAGCTTGAGATGGAAGTTCTATTACAGAAGTAAGTATCCTGCTTATCTTGTCTTACACAAAGCAGATCAGATCATAGCCGATTCCCTGCATACGAAAAAAGATATTGTGAAGCTATTTGGAATTCCACCCGAAAAAATCAGAGTGATCTGGCCGGGTATTGAAACAAGATTTTATACAGCAGAAAAACCTTCAAAGGCGTTTCTACAGAAATATAACCTTCGAGAAGATTTTCTCTTGTACTTAGGACGACAAGATCCTTATAAGGGGTTGGAGTTTTTAATCCGGGCTTATTATCAGCTGGATCCTGGGTTACGAAACCAATACCCCCTGATCATTGCCGGTAAGAAGGACTCTCGATACTTAAAATCCGTGGAGCACCTGATCGAGGATCTGGCCTTGAAAGAACAGGTTCAATTTTTAGGTTACGTACCGGACCCGGATCTTCCTTCCCTATATAAGGCCGCAACCCTTTTTGTATATCCTTCCCTTTATGAAGGGTTTGGGTTCCCACCTCTCGAAGCCATGGCCTGTGGAACCCCGGTGATTTATGGCCGGGGATCTTCTCTGGAAGAAGTTATCGGTGACAAGGGAGGGTCGTTCACCCCTCATCATCTTCCAGAGTTGACTCAAGCCATTCAAATGCTTCTCCAAAACAGACAACTCCGGGAGGAGATGTCTCAAAGAGGACGTGAACAGGTCCTTTCCTTAACCTGGCGGAAAACGGCCGAGGCCGTTCTGGAAGTGTATCAGGCGGTAGGCCATCGAAAAACAGGTCAGGGAGGGATCCAAAGATAAAAACTATGAAGTGGAAAGATATCCTTATGGTAGTTCTAACTTTTATTAACCTCACCATCGCCTGTTATATTCATTTACAGAGTGGGGTAGCAGGAGCAGAACGAAAGCCTCTCAGTCTTCAAGAACAGGTCCAGGATATGGAAAAACGCCTGGAAACCATCGAAGAGGAGCTAAAATACAAGGGAAATCAGAAAATATCCCGGATCGATTACCTGGAGGAGGAGTTGAACAAGCTCAAGGGCCAGGTAGATTTGTTAAGGGCCAGACTGGATCTTTTTACAACCAAAACCCGTATTTTGGAGAATCAGGTAGATCGCCTGAGAAGATAACCGGTTCCCAGGCAACCTCATCGGCCTGAATCAGGTTTTACTCCGATAAAATTCAAGGCTATCCTGGCAAGGACACTCCTATCGGATCCCTCTCAACCTGAAACGGTGAGAGATCTCCACAGGGATCCGGTCTTCCAGGAAGGTTTGGGGATTTTAACGGAGATAATCTGCCGCAAAGGACCAGAAGTCTTCCACAAAATAATGGGACATAACGTTACCGAACAAATAACAGACTCCCTGACAATGGGGGATATCTCCATAGAGCTTTCGACCTCGCTCAAAAATTTTCTTAAAAGATCCTTCCCGGAACAAATTCCCACCAATGGTCTTTAAAGGCTCACAAGGATAAAACACATCTCCATTGGGATAAACCCGGGGGAACATGGTGGGATAACAATGAAACGGGGTGAAATCAAACAGGGTTCGAAGAAGTTTGGGAGTTCCATTAATAGCCTGTCCTGCTTTCCTCCGCTCGATAATAAGATCGACCAGCTTCTGGTATTTGGGATTTTGGAGAAGTTCTCGACGGGGATAACGATGGATTAAGCCGGTCTGGGCCGAGAAGACGAAGTTATGCTCCTGGCAAAAATCCAGAATCTTGGCGATCTCATCCAGGTTTTCTTCGGTAATAACGGTACTGATGGTAATCCGGGATCGTGCAGGTTTACCAACGGATTTACAATACAGAAGATTATCCAGGACTTTCTCGACTACGTAAGGTTTGGTTCTCGGTTTGCCTTTGTCTACCGTGATGGCATCCAGACTCACCACCATACTGGTTAGATAATCTAGGATTTCCTCTCTTTCACGAATATGAGTTCCATTGGTAATCAGCATAACCGACCGAAATTTCAAATCCTTACGGGCCGCTTTCGCCAGTTGAACAATATCCCGTCGTAACAGGGGTTCCCCTCCGGTTAATAAGATATAATCTGTTTCTTTTCGAATAAGCCTGAGAAGATCAATGGTACGATGGGTATCCAATTCTTCGCTGATAACATCGGGTGTTTTTTGAGTACAGTAGGAACAATTCAGATTACAATGATGGGAAACGTAGAGAACGGCCGAATAAGGAGGGACTATTCGACTCCCTTTGATTTTAAGTGTATACCAGTTTCGAATATGCTGCTGGATATTTTTTAAGACGAAGGGATAATTCCGTTTAAGGAGAGCTATTAAATGTTTCCGGGTTTGAGCATCCATAGTTTAATTAACATGCCAGGGCGTTTGCCCTGGGATTTAGCAAAACGCCCTTTCGGGTTAAGACAAATAAAAAGATACTTCTTAAGCGTAAGTCGTTGAGGATTTAAGTTCCAGTTAACTCCTTGGTCGGACCCAGGTCTCACACCAGGCTAAACAGGCACTGCTACTTAGCTGATCGCCTCTTTTCTCTGACCAGGGTTTTCCGGTTGCGAACTT from Candidatus Limnocylindrales bacterium encodes:
- a CDS encoding glycosyltransferase family 1 protein, encoding MRIAIDIRWLRKEMDGIGRYVSNLVTHLVELDTRNTYFLITHPNSFPSSYSFPTSPRLYISASPYPFLSPRDFFCLPGFLNRLEIDLFHAPNYLTSPLSGRYAQIVTVHDLIPYLYPETLWKASLRWKFYYRSKYPAYLVLHKADQIIADSLHTKKDIVKLFGIPPEKIRVIWPGIETRFYTAEKPSKAFLQKYNLREDFLLYLGRQDPYKGLEFLIRAYYQLDPGLRNQYPLIIAGKKDSRYLKSVEHLIEDLALKEQVQFLGYVPDPDLPSLYKAATLFVYPSLYEGFGFPPLEAMACGTPVIYGRGSSLEEVIGDKGGSFTPHHLPELTQAIQMLLQNRQLREEMSQRGREQVLSLTWRKTAEAVLEVYQAVGHRKTGQGGIQR
- a CDS encoding radical SAM protein, translated to MDAQTRKHLIALLKRNYPFVLKNIQQHIRNWYTLKIKGSRIVPPYSAVLYVSHHCNLNCSYCTQKTPDVISEELDTHRTIDLLRLIRKETDYILLTGGEPLLRRDIVQLAKAARKDLKFRSVMLITNGTHIREREEILDYLTSMVVSLDAITVDKGKPRTKPYVVEKVLDNLLYCKSVGKPARSRITISTVITEENLDEIAKILDFCQEHNFVFSAQTGLIHRYPRRELLQNPKYQKLVDLIIERRKAGQAINGTPKLLRTLFDFTPFHCYPTMFPRVYPNGDVFYPCEPLKTIGGNLFREGSFKKIFERGRKLYGDIPHCQGVCYLFGNVMSHYFVEDFWSFAADYLR